The proteins below are encoded in one region of Eulemur rufifrons isolate Redbay chromosome 2, OSU_ERuf_1, whole genome shotgun sequence:
- the CACTIN gene encoding splicing factor Cactin encodes MGRDTRSRSRSAGRRGRRQRSQSGSRSRSRSRSGGHGRRARRRREDERRRRRRRRSRDRRSDSEEEPWQRPGRRSRSPPPPRWRSRDRSSQSDSDKEQRGSWARHRRARSWSPGSSGSNSTSTGRCQSPRAAAAALSHEQSLQERLRLREERKQQEELMKAFETPEEKRARRLAKKEAKERKKREKMGWGEEYMGYTNTDNPFGDNNLLGTFIWSKALEKKGIGHLEEKELKERNKRIQEDNRLELQKVKQLRLEREREKAMREQELEMLQREKEAEHFKTWEEQEDNFHLQQAKLRSKIRIRDGRAKPIDLLAKYISAEDDDLAVEMHEPYTFLNGLTVADMEDLLEDIQVYMELEQGKNADFWRDMTTITEDEIAKLRKLEASGKGPGERREGVNASVSSDVQSVFKGKTYNQLQVIFQGIEGKIRAGGPNLDMGYWESLLQQLRAHMARARLRERHQDVLRQKLYKLKQEQGVESEPLFPILRQEPESPSPSLGPEDAPLTPPGPSSEGGPVEPEGDGAAPPAEAEAEAEGEGEGEGEGEGEAVLMEEDLIQQSLDDYDAGKYSPRLLTAHELPLDAHVLEPDEDLQRLQLSRQQLQVTGDASESAEDIFFRRAKEGMGQDEAQFSVEMPLTGKAYLWADKYRPRKPRFFNRVHTGFEWNKYNQTHYDFDNPPPKIVQGYKFNIFYPDLIDKRSTPEYFLETCSDNKDFAILRFHAGPPYEDIAFKIVNREWEYSHRHGFRCQFANGIFQLWFHFKRYRYRR; translated from the exons GTCAGATTCAGAGGAAGAACCATGGCAGCGGCCAGGGAGGCGCAGCCGGAGTCCCCCGCCACCACGGTGGCGCTCGAGGGACCGGTCCTCTCAGTCCGACTCGGATAAGGAGCAGCGGGGTTCATGGGCTCGCCACCGGCGTGCACGCTCTTGGTCCCCGGGCTCCTCGGGGTCCAACTCCACGTCCACAGGGCGCTGCCAGAGCCCCCGGGCTGCAGCGGCCGCCCTGAGCCACGAGCAGAGCTTGCAGGAGCGGCTGCGGCTGCGCGAGGAGCGGAAGCAACAGGAGGAGCTGATGAAGGCCTTCGAGACGCCTGAGGAGAAGCGCGCCCGGCGGCTCGCCAAGAAGGAGGCCAAGGAGCGGAAGAAGCGGGAGAAGATGGGCTGGGGCGAAGAGTACATGGGCTATACCAACACCGACAACCCCTTCGGAGACAACAACCTCCTGGGCACCTTCATCTGGAGCAAG GCCCTGGAGAAGAAGGGGATTGGCCATCTGGAGGAGAAGGAGCTGAAGGAGCGCAACAAGAGGATCCAGGAGGACAACCGGCTAGAGCTGCAGAAG GTGAAGCAGCTGCGGCTGGAGCGTGAGCGGGAGAAGGCCATGCGGGAGCAGGAGTTGGAGATGCTACAGCGAGAGAAGGAGGCCGAGCACTTTAAGACATGGGAGGAGCAAGAAGACAACTTCCACCTCCAGCAGGCCAAGCTGCG CTCCAAGATCCGCATCCGGGATGGGCGGGCCAAGCCCATTGACCTGCTGGCCAAGTACATCAGCGCCGAAGACGACGACCTGGCCGTGGAGATGCATGAGCCGTACACCTTCCTGAATGGCCTCACCGTGGCTGACATGGAGGACCTGCTAGAGGACATCCAG gTGTACATGGAGCTGGAGCAAGGTAAGAATGCGGACTTCTGGCGGGACATGACTACCATCACCGAGGACGAGATCGCCAAGCTCCGCAAGCTGGAGGCCTCGGGCAAGGGCCCAG GTGAGCGCCGCGAGGGGGTCAACGCCTCGGTCAGCTCCGACGTGCAGTCGGTCTTCAAGGGGAAGACGTACAACCAGCTGCAGGTCATCTTCCAGGGCATCGAGGGCAAGATCCGCGCCGGCGGCCCCAACCTGGACATGGGCTACTGGGAGAGCCTGCTGCAGCAGCTGCGCGCGCACATGGCCAGGGCCAG GCTCCGCGAGCGCCACCAGGATGTGCTGCGGCAGAAGCTGTACAAGCTGAAGCAGGAGCAGGGCGTGGAGAGCGAGCCGCTGTTCCCCATCCTGAGGCAGGAGCCCGAGTCCCCCAGCCCCAG cctaGGGCCTGAGGACGCACCCCTCACCCCGCCAGGACCCTCCTCAGAGGGCGGCCCCGTGGAACCCGAAGGGGACGGGGCTGCGCCGCCGGCAGAGGCCGAGGCCGAGGcagagggcgagggcgagggtgagggtgagggcgAGGGCGAGGCGGTGCTCATGGAGGAGGACCTGATCCAGCAGAGCCTGGACGACTACGATGCGGGCAAGTACAGCCCGCGGCTGCTCACGGCGCACGAGCTGCCGCTGGACGCGCACGTGCTGGAGCCGGACGAGGACCTGCAGCGCCTGCAGCTGTCACGCCAGCAGCTCCAGGTCACAG GCGACGCCAGTGAGAGCGCAGAGGACATCTTCTTCCGGCGGGCCAAGGAGGGCATGGGCCAGGACGAGGCGCAGTTCAGCGTGGAGATGCCGCTGACGGGCAAGGCCTACCTGTGGGCCGACAAGTACCGGCCGCGCAAGCCGCGCTTCTTCAACCGCGTGCACACGGGCTTCGAGTGGAACAAGTACAACCAGACACACTATGACTTCGACAACCCCCCGCCCAAGATCGTGCAGGGCTACAAGTTCAACATCTTCTACCCCGACCTCATCGACAAGCGCTCCACGCCCGAGTACTTCCTGGAGACCTGCTCGGACAACAAGGACTTCGCCATCCTGCGCTTCCACGCGGGGCCGCCCTATGAGGACATTGCCTTCAAAATCGTCAACCGCGAGTGGGAGTACTCGCACCGCCACGGCTTCCGCTGCCAGTTCGCCAACGGCATCTTCCAGCTCTGGTTCCACTTCAAGCGCTACCGCTACCGGCGGTGA
- the TBXA2R gene encoding thromboxane A2 receptor: protein MWSNNSSLGPCFRPTNITLEERRLIASPWFAASFCVAGLASNLLALSVLAGARPGSSHTRSSFLTFLCGLVLTDFLGLLVTGIIVVAQHAALFDWRAVDPSCRLCHFMGVVMVFFGLCPLLLGATMASERYLGITRPFSRSVFASQRRAWATVGLVWAVALALGLLPLLGVGRYSIQFPGSWCFLTLGAEPGDVAFGLLFSMLGSLSVGLSFLLNTVSVATLCRVYHGREAAQQRPRDCEVEMMAQLLGIMVVASVCWMPLLVFIAQTVLRNPPAMSPAGQLSRATEKQLLIYLRVATWNQILDPWVYILFRRAVLRRLHPRLSVRPRSLSLRPQLPRGSVLQ from the exons ATGTGGTCCAACAACAGCTCCCTGGGGCCCTGTTTCCGGCCAACGAACATCACGCTGGAGGAACGGCGCCTGATCGCGTCCCCCTGGTTCGCCGCCTCCTTCTGCGTGGCGGGCCTGGCCTCCAACCTGCTGGCCCTGAGCGTGCTGGCGGGCGCGCGGCCCGGGAGCTCGCACACGCGCTCCTCCTTCCTCACCTTCCTCTGCGGCCTCGTCCTCACCGACTTCCTGGGGCTGCTGGTCACCGGCATCATCGTGGTGGCCCAGCACGCCGCCCTCTTTGACTGGCGTGCCGTGGACCCCAGCTGCCGCCTCTGCCACTTCATGGGGGTTGTCATGGTGTTTTTCGGCCTGTGCCCGCTGCTGCTGGGCGCCACCATGGCCTCGGAGCGCTATCTGGGCATCACCCGGCCGTTCTCGCGCTCTGTGTTCGCCTCCCAGCGCCGCGCCTGGGCCACGGTGGGGCTGGTGTGGGCCGTGGCGCTGGCGCTgggcctgctgcccctgctgggcGTGGGCCGCTACTCCATCCAGTTCCCGGGCTCCTGGTGCTTCCTCACGCTGGGTGCGGAGCCGGGGGACGTGGCCTTCGGCCTGCTGTTCTCCATGCTCGGCAGCCTCTCGGTGGGACTGTCCTTCCTGCTCAACACGGTCAGCGTGGCCACGCTCTGCCGTGTCTACCACGGCCGGGAGGCTGCCCAGCAGCGCCCCCGGGACTGCGAGGTCGAGATGATGGCGCAGCTCTTGGGCATCATGGTGGTGGCCAGCGTCTGTTGGATGCCTCTCCTG GTCTTCATCGCCCAGACAGTGCTGAGGAACCCGCCCGCCATGAGCCCCGCCGGGCAGCTGTCGCGCGCCACAGAGAAGCAGCTGCTGATCTACCTGCGTGTGGCCACCTGGAACCAGATCCTGGACCCCTGGGTGTACATCCTGTTCCGCCGCGCAGTGCTCCGGCGCCTGCACCCCCGCCTCAGCGTGCGGCCCAGGTCGCTCTCCCTGCGGCCCCAACTCCCGCGGGGCTCCGTGCTGCAGTAG
- the GIPC3 gene encoding PDZ domain-containing protein GIPC3 isoform X1 produces MESAGAGEAPGAETPRARAPPPSPSEPPAAARVRPRLVFRTQLAHGSPTGKIEGFTNVRELYAKIAEAFGIAPTEILFCTLNSHKVDMQKLLGGQIGLEDFIFAHVRGETKEVEVTKTEDALGLTITDNGAGYAFIKRIKEGSIINRIQAVCVGDSIEAINDHSIVGCRHYEVAKMLRELPKSQPFTLRLVQPKRAFDMIGQRSRSSKCPVEAKVTSGRETLRLRSGGAATVEEVPSEFEEEASRRVDDLLESYMGIRDPELGKGPGVHHGGDVQEDGERPGVCALFRLRLGRVCLPRRVRGGGVGRHRRGQGGLWLVCPGAEHSPSPSPEPSPLPQPCSRAQPSSEARFLSGTQSNLETQPCSRPQPSSRIQARSEATLCSRAQPSSETKPSSRTQPCSETKPCSETKPSSTIQLSSETKPSSETKPCSRTQPSSDTKPSSDTKPSLETKPCSRTQASSETKPSSETKPSLRTQLSSGTKPSSETKPSSRTQPSSRTQPSSETKPSSRTQPSSETKPRSETKPSSRTQPSSETKPRSENKPSSRTQPSSETKPSSRTQPCSETKPCSETKPSSTIQLNSETKPSSETKPCSRTQPSSDTKPCSDTKPSLETKPCSRTQASSETKPSSETKPSLRTQLSSGTKPSSETKPSSRTQPSSRTQPSSETKPSSETKPSSRTQPSSETKPCLQASSETEFISRIHLSPDIKPGSGTQTSFKTQAGSETNPTSRTQDSSETMPCRKTQPDSGAEDHSVTQPYLETRSRSGTPISFETQVRSKKQASCGTQGSPGLEDSPQTQPYARSQTSSGAQSHAAAQSRFKPQPCSKTHLHPSALAPAVAQSSSGDESSSESEPSSRTQPSAITRPNSRTQSSSGFPPSSAARPSSRTLLGVEPHSPWKMQTSSVTQSSAGTQTHFKAWPSLRTQSSSGTPPSSRTQLSSGAQTGSEIPASSKTQSVAETQPSSRIQLSSGIQASPGSQNSSATELSSTIPSGSSGWSCSSTQRSLGAQPTSASQLPSKTLLSSRSQLQPTTLASSDTQLDSGKQSSSGIQPSSRTQPNSGTQTSSRIQSSSGVHLSSGSQPVSGTQPSSKTQTSSGTQLSLETQLSSETQTSTRIQPGSGAHLGSGTQPVSGSHSSSRAQTSSKIWLSSRNGLHPQTSGLDPRTQPNAPAPAQPRPPAPPPGAPTPAPGKVLWPPLQPHDLACGTQDSPGPSCGPAASHLALQPQVSSAPQKPPLSPKPQLGPQKSMPPSTPVTPGAAPRAAPLSSQPLGPPAQGSAPSPRPGEPGPLLRGGREL; encoded by the exons ATGGAGAGCGCAGGGGCCGGCGAGGCCCCCGGGGCCGAGACcccgcgcgcgcgcgcgcccccGCCCTCGCCCTCGGAGCCCCCGGCCGCTGCCCGCGTGCGCCCGCGCCTGGTGTTTCGCACCCAGCTGGCGCACGGCAGCCCCACGGGCAAGATCGAGGGCTTCACCAACGTCCGAGAGCTCTACGCCAAGATCGCCGAGGCCTTCGGAATCGCGCCCACCGAG ATCCTGTTCTGCACCCTCAACAGCCACAAAGTGGACATGCAGAAGCTCCTGGGGGGGCAGATAGGGCTGGAGGACTTCATCTTCGCGCACGTGCGCGGAGAGACCAAGGAGGTGGAGGTCACCAAGACGGAGGACGCCCTGGGACTGACCATCACGGACAACGGGGCCGGCTACGCCTTCATCAAG AGAATCAAGGAAGGCAGTATCATCAACCGGATCCAGGCGGTGTGCGTGGGCGACAGCATCGAGGCCATCAACGACCACTCCATCGTGGGCTGCCGCCACTACGAGGTGGCCAAGATGCTGCGCGAGCTGCCCAAGTCCCAGCCCTTCACCCTGCGCCTGGTGCAGCCCAAGAGAGCCTTCG ATATGATTGGCCAGAGAAGCCGGAGCAGCAAGTGCCCCGTGGAAGCGAAAGTGACCAGTGGGAGGGAGACCCTGCGACTTCGTTCTGGGGGGGCTGCCACGGTGGAGGAAGTG CCCAGCGAGTTTGAGGAGGAGGCATCCCGGAGGGTGGACGACTTGCTGGAGAGCTACATGGGCATCCGAGACCCCGAGCTGGGTAAGGGGCCAGG CGTCCACCATGGTGGAGACGTCCAAGAAGACGGCGAGCGTCCAGGAGTTTGCGCGCTGTTTAGACTCCGTCTTGGGCGAGTTTGCCTTCCCAGACGAGTTCGTGGTGGAGGTGTGGGCCGCCATCGGAGAGGCCAGGGAGGCCTGTGGCTAGTGTGCCCCGGGGCTGagcacagccccagccccagccccgagcccagccccctgccccagccctgctccagagcccagcccagctctgagGCCCGGTTCCTCTCTGGAACCCAGTCCAACCTGGAGACCCAGCCCTGCTCCAGACCCCAGCCCTCCTCTAGAATCCAGGCCAGATCTGAGGCCACACTGTGCTCTAGAGCCCAG CCCAGCTCTGAGACCAAGCCCAGCTCTagaacacagccctgctctgAGACCAAGCCCTGCTCTGAGACCAAACCCAGCTCTACAATACAGCTCAGCTCTGAGACCAAGCCCAGCTCTGAGACCAAGCCCTGCTCTAGAACACAGCCCAGCTCTGACACCAAGCCCAGCTCTGACACCAAGCCCAGCTTGGAGACCAAGCCCTGCTCTAGAACTCAGGCAAGCTCTGAGACCAAGCCCAGCTCTGAGACCAAGCCCAGCCTTAGAACACAGCTCAGCTCTGGGACCAAGCCCAGCTCTGAGACCAAGCCCAGCTCTAGAACACAGCCCAGCTCTAGAACACAGCCCAGCTCTGAGACCAAGCCCAGCTCTAGAACACAGCCCAGCTCTGAGACCAAGCCCAGATCTGAGACCAAGCCCAGCTCTAGAACACAGCCCAGCTCTGAGACCAAGCCCAGATCTGAGAACAAGCCCAGCTCTAGAACACAGCCCAGCTCTGAGACCAAGCCCAGCTCTagaacacagccctgctctgAGACCAAGCCCTGCTCTGAGACCAAACCCAGCTCTACAATACAGCTCAACTCGGAGACCAAGCCCAGCTCTGAGACCAAGCCCTGCTCTAGAACACAGCCCAGCTCTGACACCAAGCCCTGCTCTGACACCAAGCCCAGCTTGGAGACCAAGCCCTGCTCTAGAACTCAGGCAAGCTCTGAGACCAAACCCAGCTCTGAGACCAAGCCTAGCCTTAGAACACAGCTCAGCTCTGGGACCAAGCCCAGCTCTGAGACCAAGCCCAGCTCTAGAACACAGCCCAGCTCTAGAACACAGCCCAGCTCTGAGACCAAGCCCAGCTCTGAGACCAAGCCCAGCTCTAGAACACAGCCCAGCTCTGAGACCAAGCCCTGCTTGCAAGCCAGCTCTGAAACTGAGTTCATCTCTAGAATCCACCTGAGCCCTGATATCAAGCCAGGTTCTGGAACCCAGACAAGTTTTAAAACGCAGGCCGGCTCGGAGACCAATCCTACTTCCAGAACCCAAGACAGCTCAGAGACCATGCCCTGCCGTAAAACTCAACCTGACTCTGGAGCTGAAGACCACTCCGTGACACAGCCATACCTAGAGACTCGGTCCCGCTCTGGAACACCTATTAGTTTTGAGACTCAGGTGAGATCCAAGAAACAAGCCAGCTGTGGAACCCAAGGCAGCCCAGGACTCGAAGACAGCCCCCAAACCCAGCCCTATGCGAGATCTCAGACCAGCTCAGGAGCCCAGAGCCATGCTGCTGCCCAGTCCAGATTCAAACCTCAGCCCTGCTCTAAAACCCACTTGCACCCAAGTGCCCTCGCCCCTGCTGTGGCCCAGTCCAGCTCCGGCGATGAGTCCAGCTCTGAGAGTGAGCCCAGCTCCAGAACCCAGCCTAGTGCTATAACCAGGCCCAACTCCAGAACTCAGAGCAGCTCTGGATTCCCACCCAGCTCTGCAGCAAGGCCCAGCTCCAGAACACTGCTTGGCGTGGAGCCCCACTCTCCCTGGAAGATGCAGACCAGCTCTGTAACACAGTCCAGTGCTGGGACTCAGACCCACTTCAAGGCCTGGCCAAGCTTAAGAACTCAGTCCAGCTCAGGCACCCCACCCAGCTCTAGAACCCAGCTCAGTTCTGGAGCACAGACTGGTTCTGAAATCCCAGCCAGCTCCAAAACACAGTCAGTTGCTGAGACCCAGCCAAGTTCCAGAATCCAGCTAAGCTCTGGGATCCAGGCTAGCCCTGGGTCCCAGAACAGTTCAGCAACTGAGTTAAGCTCCACGATCCCGTCTGGTTCCAGTGGCTGGTCCTGCTCCAGCACCCAGCGCAGCCTAGGAGCTCAACCAACGTCTGCTTCTCAGCTCCCCTCTAAAACCCTGCTGAGTTCTAGATCCCAGCTCCAGCCCACAACCCTGGCCAGCTCTGATACTCAGCTGGACTCTGGGAAGCAGAGCAGCTCTGGAATTCAGCCCAGTTCTAGAACCCAGCCCAACTCCGGGACCCAGACGAGTTCAAGAATTCAGTCCAGCTCTGGAGTCCACCTAAGTTCTGGAAGCCAACCTGTTTCTGGAACCCAACCCAGCTCCAAAACCCAGACCAGTTCTGGCACCCAGCTCAGCCTGGAGACCCAGCTCAGCTCAGAGACCCAGACCAGCACAAGAATTCAGCCCGGCTCTGGAGCCCACCTTGGTTCCGGCACCCAGCCTGTTTCTGGAAGCCATTCTAGTTCCAGAGCCCAGACCAGTTCAAAAATCTGGCTCAGCTCTAGAAATGGGCTCCACCCACAGACCTCTGGCCTTGACCCTAGAACCCAGCCCaatgcccctgccccagcccaacCTCGGCCCCCAGCACCTCCACCTGGAGCCCCaactccagcccctggcaaagtCCTCTGGCCACCACTCCAGCCCCATGACCTAGCATGTGGCACCCAGGacagccctggccccagctgtGGCCCAGCAGCCTCCCACCTGGCCCTGCAGCCACAGGTCTCCTCGGCACCCCAGAAGCCACCCCTGTCCCCCAAGCCACAGCTGGGACCCCAGAAGTCCATGCCACCCAGCACACCTGTCACTCCTGGTGCTGCCCCAAGGGCAGCCCCCCTGAGCTCCCAGCCCCTGGGTCCCCCAGCTCAGGGgtccgccccctcccccaggcccggGGAACCAGGGCCCCTCCTGCGCGGTGGCAGGGAGCTGTAG
- the GIPC3 gene encoding PDZ domain-containing protein GIPC3 isoform X2 yields MESAGAGEAPGAETPRARAPPPSPSEPPAAARVRPRLVFRTQLAHGSPTGKIEGFTNVRELYAKIAEAFGIAPTEILFCTLNSHKVDMQKLLGGQIGLEDFIFAHVRGETKEVEVTKTEDALGLTITDNGAGYAFIKRIKEGSIINRIQAVCVGDSIEAINDHSIVGCRHYEVAKMLRELPKSQPFTLRLVQPKRAFDMIGQRSRSSKCPVEAKVTSGRETLRLRSGGAATVEEVPSEFEEEASRRVDDLLESYMGIRDPELASTMVETSKKTASVQEFARCLDSVLGEFAFPDEFVVEVWAAIGEAREACG; encoded by the exons ATGGAGAGCGCAGGGGCCGGCGAGGCCCCCGGGGCCGAGACcccgcgcgcgcgcgcgcccccGCCCTCGCCCTCGGAGCCCCCGGCCGCTGCCCGCGTGCGCCCGCGCCTGGTGTTTCGCACCCAGCTGGCGCACGGCAGCCCCACGGGCAAGATCGAGGGCTTCACCAACGTCCGAGAGCTCTACGCCAAGATCGCCGAGGCCTTCGGAATCGCGCCCACCGAG ATCCTGTTCTGCACCCTCAACAGCCACAAAGTGGACATGCAGAAGCTCCTGGGGGGGCAGATAGGGCTGGAGGACTTCATCTTCGCGCACGTGCGCGGAGAGACCAAGGAGGTGGAGGTCACCAAGACGGAGGACGCCCTGGGACTGACCATCACGGACAACGGGGCCGGCTACGCCTTCATCAAG AGAATCAAGGAAGGCAGTATCATCAACCGGATCCAGGCGGTGTGCGTGGGCGACAGCATCGAGGCCATCAACGACCACTCCATCGTGGGCTGCCGCCACTACGAGGTGGCCAAGATGCTGCGCGAGCTGCCCAAGTCCCAGCCCTTCACCCTGCGCCTGGTGCAGCCCAAGAGAGCCTTCG ATATGATTGGCCAGAGAAGCCGGAGCAGCAAGTGCCCCGTGGAAGCGAAAGTGACCAGTGGGAGGGAGACCCTGCGACTTCGTTCTGGGGGGGCTGCCACGGTGGAGGAAGTG CCCAGCGAGTTTGAGGAGGAGGCATCCCGGAGGGTGGACGACTTGCTGGAGAGCTACATGGGCATCCGAGACCCCGAGCTGG CGTCCACCATGGTGGAGACGTCCAAGAAGACGGCGAGCGTCCAGGAGTTTGCGCGCTGTTTAGACTCCGTCTTGGGCGAGTTTGCCTTCCCAGACGAGTTCGTGGTGGAGGTGTGGGCCGCCATCGGAGAGGCCAGGGAGGCCTGTGGCTAG
- the HMG20B gene encoding SWI/SNF-related matrix-associated actin-dependent regulator of chromatin subfamily E member 1-related, whose product MSHGPKQPGAAAAPAGGKAPGQHGGFMVAVKQERGEGPRAGEKGSHEEEPVKKRGWPKGKKRKKILPNGPKAPVTGYVRFLNERREQIRTRHPDLPFPEITKMLGAEWSKLQPAEKQRYLDEAEREKQQYMKELRAYQQSEAYKMCAEKIQEKKIKKEDSGSGLMNTLLNGHKGGDCDGFSTFDVPIFTEEFLDQNKAREAELRRLRKMNVAFEEQNAVLQRHTQSMSSARERLEQELALEERRTLALQQQLQAVRQALTASFASLPVPGTGETPTLGTLDLYMARLHGAIERDPAQHEKLIVRVKEILAQVASEHL is encoded by the exons ATGTCCCACGGCCCCAAGCAGCCAGGCGCGGCCGCCGC GCCGGCTGGCGGCAAGGCTCCGGGCCAGCACGGGGGCTTCATGGTGGCTGTCAAGCAAGAGCGCGGCGAGGGTCCACGCGCCGGCGAGAAGGGGTCCCACGAGGAGGAG CCGGTGAAGAAGCGCGGGTGGCCCAAGGGCAAGAAGCGGAAGAAGATCCTGCCGAATGGGCCCAAGGCACCGGTCACGGGCTACGTGCGCTTCCTGAACGAGCGGCGCGAGCAGATCCGCACGCGCCATCCGGACCTGCCATTCCCTGAGATCACCAAGATGCTGGGCGCGGAGTGGAGCAAGCTGCAGCCGGCCGAGAAGCAG CGGTACCTGGACGAGGCGGAGAGGGAGAAGCAGCAGTACATGAAGGAGCTGCGTGCGTACCAGCAATCGGAGGCCTACAAGATGTGCGCCGAGAAGATCCAGGAGAAGAAGATTAAGAAag AAGACTCTGGCTCCGGGCTCATGAATACCCTATTGAACGGACACAAG ggtggggactgCGACGGCTTCTCCACCTTCGATGTTCCCATCTTCACTGAAGAATTCTTGGACCAAAACAAAG CGCGCGAGGCAGAGCTGCGGCGCCTGCGGAAGATGAATGTGGCCTTCGAGGAGCAGAACGCGGTGCTGCAGCGGCACACGCAGAGCATGAGCAGCGCGCGCGAGCGGCTGGAGCAGGAGCTGGCGCTGGAGGAGCGGCGGACGCTGGCGCTgcagcagcagctccaggccGTGCGCCAGGCGCTCACCGCCAGCTTCGCGTCGCTGCCAGTGCCGG GCACGGGCGAGACGCCCACGCTGGGCACCCTGGACTTGTATATGGCCCGTCTGCACGGCGCAATCGAGCGCGACCCCGCACAGCACGAGAAGCTCATCGTGCGCGTCAAGGAGATCCTGGCCCAGGTTGCCAG CGAGCACCTGTGA